The Bombina bombina isolate aBomBom1 unplaced genomic scaffold, aBomBom1.pri scaffold_391, whole genome shotgun sequence nucleotide sequence GCCCTGTCCATACCTTTTTTTTGAGCTTGAACCCGGGAGAacctataaattttaaaattttcaggTCAACTTCTGGAGTGCAACTAGCGTTGTTGGGTAAAATAGGTCTAGGGCATTCAGCCCTCATTTTGTTACGAGAATCCCTTTTAAGGGGCTGCCGAAGTTGGTAGTCAATAAATTCAGCAATGTCAGAAGAAGGGCACCATTCCGTCGATCTCGGATGGTGCAAATCGTCTGCATTGAATCTAGGGTTACCTAGACAATCATAAAATTTTACTATATTAGAATCagaatgttttgatttttttaagacattttttaaaatttttttaattttcggaGAAGCCGAAGAGTCTTCTGAGGAAGAATGAGAAATATAATCCTCAGAATTTTCTGAATCTAATGAAGAATCAGAATTAACTTCTGTCTCAGAAACAGCATCAGAAATATTTtgtttggccaaagcctctcccatcagtaacctcttgggagtagaggataaagcaggtgttttccttcctttcctgcaaggaacagaCACATTTGAGGCAAGTTGCCGAGacttttttttacaagtttctTGCTAGTCTTTATTGCACTAGAAatagttctttttcttttaatagcttttttagaatttgatttattaatcaaaaaataatttttttcaaacaTGGCATCCATAGAAGTGTCAATCATCTTTTGAATCCCTTCAGTATTGAGTGAAGGATTCAAATCAGGAGATTGAGACAttatcaaattttatatatatatttgaataaaagcttaataataaaattattgataatatgaaaataaaatctaataaaaaaaaatttccctgACAGAAAATAAACGAATTGCCTCAAAGAATGTGATAACAAGAAAAAATAAGGAAGAATATTAAATTGTAGTATACTAAAATTAATCAAACAGTTATGTGAACAAACCAATCCCAAAACCAAACAGCAGATGGAGATAATACTTTGTTTATAACTTGTTAAAGTAATTATTTGAGGTTGCAACTTTTCTAAAGGATCGCAACAAAGTTGCGACTATCTCCTGCAAAGAACTCAGCTGAGCTAGAGGATAAGGAAAACGTCGGGAAAAAACATAAGTGCGTAGTAAAGACGACTACGCCGCGCGCATGCGCAGAGGGACAAGAAAATTTAAGCAAGATGGAGGACGGAGCGAGCAGTGAAAGCGGCTCAAAATGGACTAACTAGAGAGTAAGGTAAtaaagtaagagaaaaaacaaagggGTAAAAACGAAAAGCAGAAAAGCATAAAGATAAAACGGATCtaattagaaaaaacaaaaagtgtGAAAATGAAAACGAtagtgaaatataaataaatacaaacaaaaatgttttgcaataataataaaacaaagcaGAAATTTTGtataaacaaaaaggaaaaaatgaaaacaataataataataaactgaagTTTGTAATAACAAAAAACCCAAGATAATAACTAAAATTTTAATAAGATTAAAATACAATACTTATCTTATactgaagcagtaaaagaaagaggatgtgttattatatgttggacagtttataggttatattttgaatctgattggttactttgtgttggtctaatcagttctacattgttattggtcactgattttttttttctctgttttaactGTCTCTTTTTAAATATGACAGTTTTCTTGTATTAATATATGTGCTTTTAATGACtgccatttaagtagtaaaggaaagaaagcaaaatatgagtctctggtcttgtaataaaatctgtaAACGGTACCAAATAGATGACTCCAAATCACAGATGTatgtaaaaaaatattctttattcaAAACCACTAAAAATAGCTTCCCTACAAAGGTACAGGTGTGATTTTGGTGTGGTCTATTTTGTACAGAGTGTGAATTATGCTTATGAagtttccataatggcagcacccatgattagagggaggtgcatgaaatgtatttagtttccctttaaagcaaATGGTGGCACCACAttataacatgtatttttttttttttctctctgctaaGGACAGTTAGGAAGAGGTTGTAATGATTAATTGGTGTGTGCAACAGATGACTGCGTGAATTGCAGCAATGTTTTATGTCTGGATTTTGAACTTCCACGTCTGACAGAAACTGGAAAATCTACACTTTTCagaatttaattacaggaaaagggtacaGAATAAATAGTGAACTAATATTGCACAGTATTTCTACTACATATTATTAAACATTAGATATTACAATTAAGTGTTTCATGTCTCTTATGTTCAAAATAACACCAATACAACATCCATATTTTTAGTTGAGTATTTACagactaattttttttctttcactgtcATGTAGGTAATTTGGATCAAGAAGGAGGGGCTGCCGGGCGCACCATTGAGGATGTTTTTATTCGAAAGTTTATTTTTGGTACTTTCCATGGCTGCCTTGCCAATGAGATAGTGATAAAACGACGAGCCAACCTCGTCATAATCTGTGCTATTTTCATCCGTAAAATCCCACCACAGAAGTTCTATTTTCTAATTGGATACACTGAAACTCTGCTCTCATATTTCTATAAATGCCCTGTCAAAATGGAGGTGCAGACTGTTGATGAGAAAGTGATTTATAAGTACATTTAGATCAAGAGCATTGAGTAACGGGTCtttctcttaaagtgaaagtaaaccatATCAGTACAAATTGCtgaaggctacattaaaggtaaAACTGAAGCTATACACCTGTGTTCTTTAATCCCTTAACGACAGCCCACGAAACCCTGTACATCAGCTCTCATTTAAATAGCGGGGCTCTTACGACATCGGTGAGACCACGCTATTTCCGAATACTTCCTGGAGTGAAGCTTGTAGCAATAGCGCATCTCACTGCTTTTGGGGATACTCAATATATTACAAGGCTGAAAACCTCTTAAGGACATGCAATGTAAGGGTATGTCAGTGTCATTAAGGGGTAAATATTTGTTAACCATATGTGGTTATTTCATAGTTTCACAATCTGCAATTTGTACTGATTTGTTTTAATATTCCCTGTGCCTGTGTTTGACTACTGCAGGATTTAAAATGTATTGATTTTGTAGATCAGCTTATACCCCtggtgtttaattttgatttagtttttttgtaatatattgttTAAATTACATTATATTAGCGTAATGttgttccttttgcacaatcattAAATGGAGCCTGCTAATAGAACAATATGAAATGAGCTTTGTAAATTTATTTTCTCTAGTCTCCTGTTCACATCAGATCTACATAAAGGCTTTAACTGCCATCATACCAGCAGCGTTTCTGGTTGGGCTGTTTATCTTTCTTTCGTGAAACATTACTGCAAGCTGAAttaaaaggactgtgtgtgtgtgtatatatatatatatatatatatatatatatatatatatatatatatatatatatatatatatatctctatctctatctctctctatctctctctatctctctctatctctctctatctctctctatctctctctatctctctctatctctctctatctctctctatctctctctctctctctctctctctctctctctctctctctctctctctctctctatatatctatctctatatatctatctctatatatctatctctatatatctatctctatatatctatctatctatatctatctatatatatatctatctctatatatctatctatctatatatatatatatctatctatctatctatatatatctatctatctatatatctatctatctatctatatatatctatctatctatatatatctatctatctctatctatctatatatatctatctatctatatatatctatatatatatatctatatatctatatatatatctatatatctatatatatatatatatatatatctatatatatatctatatatatatatatctatatatctatatatatatatatatatatctatatctatatatctatatatatctatatatctatatatctatatatatatatatatatatatatacatacagatttgTAGAGGAAGTGGCACACACCACCAATTCAACTGCCTGGTGCTCTGCAAAGTGTATGAATGAAAACAATTCCTGAAGCACAAACTTGGCCAAAGATATACTGTGCAGCAGGAGAAGAAAGCAGGCGACTCAGGATGCTTCACAAAAAAGCCATTTAATCCATAAATGAAAACAACAAGGGCCTTAACCCTTAACGTTTCGATTCAGCTTTGaacctttttcaaatggagcccATCAGTGACATACCCCGGTCCCATCCAAACCCCCCCTTATATACCCAATGTGATTATAAAATTACCTAAgcgtcagtatatggctgggttataacacaatatatttaataattatcctttaaacttaaccccaaataatatacatatactagaaaccataaaattaatataaattcctgaattctttttattagttaatatttatgaacacattgaaatatatttgtaggaacaagaatatgaatcaatactatacacatttaaaaactattaaaatatgctatgcaaagttcataaaagttgccttattcacaatagcctcccaaatcagagttgcatttaaaatatcacaatgagactaaaatataagCCACTaaatattcagcaatacaatcagctatttagcaacaatttatcctatataattaatatttaaaacatcagaaattgtatatattatttgtgccaataaccaaactctctgccaatttatctgagttgaattaaattcttagttacttacaattaagacaaattctaagacacagatagattttatatatatatatatatatatatatatatatatatatatatatatatatatatatatatatatatatatatatatatatatatatatatatatatatatataatctctatttgccagataaacaatttagcatttaggatttgtttaacaatacacagactatgaaatactaattttaaaatactgagtgctcctttaaatctattaactacgatttgactatgttcttaccaataacctttgtttaaaattattaaaaaattagaacaatcatataTCACCAATTTGAGTCAATTTGTAGTtcagtcttttccaaatatctttagatctcctcatttgaaggaaagttattttgcatagatcaaggttagttttagctccttgcttaagtgattgtgttcccaagtatggccgccagttatcaatcaccagtctaaGCAAGTCGCACAAAAACTGTCCTCTCTTACATTTAGCTTTCCTGTTATATAATAATTGGAAATCTTTTTCGGTTACGCCCACGGTAGCTTGTCCCTTCTTATTGGATACTTTGGGGAACGCTCCCTCATTGGCTCTGTATGTGTGTCCTAATAgaaaatttatttggctgtcatattattccaatcccctagggggcagcagacaaccaacaaacacatctcaccatccaacatttttaacaatttaatacattcttatAAAGTGACCATCCATCAtaccataactttttgcatcaatcacaatattaattatagattggGTAGTATCATATTATTTTCCTGATTACCCCAATACCAAgcacattatgtttttaacattatatcaaagtaatttatactgctaactgattagtttaaaatccatttaaaatatcctttggttatttcttttctttcattcatATAAAAcccacagcatatttcatattcagtactgcactgcatcccaacatgaatataatatatttcatatttccaaTAAATCCTGAATTGAATTTCCTCcttcagccatccgctcaacatcaactacatagatatatgtggttctcacacaattatatctacattggattattattccatacagattaatatttcatatctgtatatctctttgagaggataaaatacacaggatatcatttaaaatatcaaccATATATGTACTTCTCTgatgcctggaatgaaagagataattgttagaatgctcattttaaatcctaaaacattctatgatatatagatagatagatagatagatacacacacacacatattcatttcTGTGCAGTatttcaaattataaaaaaaatccagcagattacacattgttatatagttatttaaattttcaggCTGTATAAAAAAATTGAATTCAAGTAGTTATACTATAACGTGTCTTTGCTGGTCAAACTTTCATTGCTTCACTTAAACAGCAGGGACTAATTTGCATTTAAATGTAAATGGTTACATTCCCACAAAATATatgggggaggattgaatatgggtttcaagtcaattttaatgttttataattgaatgaatcatttggtactgattagccaaatatataataatatatatactaatctttacatataccttgacataaatcccccttccaattttaaatagatgtaggacacatgtatttaaattggcttaaagtcaatggtatttggtgagggtaTTGaccgtatgcatcatagacagtcttctatggatagagtccgtcatttttgagctttcatgtttatcagctaggcatctttaaactgcaGTATATTTTTAGTGCATTTGGAGATATGACTtccttctccctctatgacttgtagttgggacctaggatgacatgctcgcaattgattgatatggacccatttatctatgaaactatcatttttggggatccttattttataggccactggagatattttgtcagtaatgacaaaaggacctttccacgatggaagaaatttcttctccttaacctgatctcttccaaaattataaagataaactttatcatttatatcctattcctttttggacgttttgagatcataataggttttagtggcagttgcagctttctctaagttccttttgagcaaatgcaaaggcatattgcaggtgttttcttaggttctccacatattgattcGTTTTGGcggcgtttatcaagttttggtctgatgtacggtacagtagatgctgaggtagaaccattcttctaccagtcatcagttcaaaaggtgacatcttggtagcactacttggagttgctcttaatgccattaggactaaaggtagttttacataccagtctttacccgtttcactcacaaactttgaggattttaacaatggactggttgtaatgctctacaccgccacttgaggcagctctataagaaatatggagctttctttttacccctagtattttccacattttggtcatcacttcgctagtgaagtgggttccccgatctgattcgattctttggggtaaaccaaatctggaaaacacgtggttgatgagcaatgctgcacatgtttcagcacaattgttaggtgcactgatgcactctacccatttagtgaataggcatgtcactgttaacatgtatttgttacctctagttactggaccaaaaaaatcaatttgtatatctgaccatggcattaccatcccccttttctgcaatggcgctctatgcgttggcatagtgggttggaactgtgaacagattaaacacccttgacagtaggtttcaacatgtgtggccaaaaggcataatcacgcaatatttcatacgtgagtttggcaccacgatggccagatgtgggagcatcatgggcatgttgaagcattagacctctgaacttggtgggtactacccattgttggatgccaattttggaggttctaattaacaaaccatcctgtaatttgaattgtgatttggacttcattaagattctaagatcttctttgccaattcaatcatcttttgagatggggttgctttcaggatcttctatgtttttattgaagatgcctacaatggggtcttctttttgactagtgatcaggtcctcgctagaagaatcctgactccattgtaccaggttaggctcactctgttgtttagcctggtttctggtaatggcttctacctgaattgaacAAAAATAATATCTATCCGACGGCGCTAACTCCCAAGACCTAtgctcctataacaattgggtctctagtTACCCAAAAAGAAAGACAGATAAGTgggatgtgttaggagcgcctaaggTGAAGGCCAGGTCAAGTGGAGAGTACAGGCTAAAATTACTAAAATATCAACAaagtttaatatcacatataataacagaTAGTCAAGAACACATATTATAAATGCataaaagtacatggatccatagtactaataaaaacaatgttacagtaatttaataatacaataataaggtaatattacaataataaagtaataaaatggTACGATAATaagatataaaaacaaatgaaaaatatgTCCAAGATTATACACGTGAATCGGCCCCTGGGGGGCTATGGTACATAGACAGATGAGATAAAAAACTAAAGTGAGATAAAAAACTAAAAGTGAATAATCATGTGTGAATGTCAGTAATCCAAGTAACAATCAAAGTGTgctaagaacaaaataaaaaaatgtgctaagaaaaaaatcaaataatcaAAAAATCATCAATGTATAAAAATGTCAGTAAGGACCAAATAACTGGGTGGATGAAGTCTTATTACTGtaactgtaacattgtttttattagtactatggatccatgtacttttatGCATTTATAATGTGTTATTGACTATCTGTTATTATGTGATATTAAACTTTGTTGATATTTTAGTAATTTTAGCCTGTACTCTCCACTTGACCTGGCCTTCAccttaggcgctcctaacacatcccACTTATCTGtccttctacc carries:
- the LOC128643318 gene encoding 28S ribosomal protein S24-A, mitochondrial, with the translated sequence MAAPMCRELGRLQLLLQRINTLQLYSPSRCIQTTSVCLKNRAARVKVGKGDKPVTYEEAHPPHYIAHRKGWLSQHTSNLDQEGGAAGRTIEDVFIRKFIFGTFHGCLANEIVIKRRANLVIICAIFIRKIPPQKFYFLIGYTETLLSYFYKCPVKMEVQTVDEKVIYKYI